The Algoriphagus sp. TR-M9 genome has a window encoding:
- a CDS encoding DinB family protein: MTQSELILLNFTEIRRRSIKLWSELPEHHYNWKPDENAMTAREMVRHVLEADYGWNIIINRGNMANYRSPWKNRPFISVADEIEFAEPYRKTFLDSVRRFSDSQLIETEIIHPGNGKKKMLGKYLLRIGYHESVHAGQFLSYLRAMKINRPEIWD, encoded by the coding sequence ATGACTCAATCTGAACTTATACTATTGAATTTTACAGAGATTAGGAGAAGAAGCATAAAACTATGGAGTGAACTTCCTGAGCATCACTATAATTGGAAGCCCGATGAGAATGCGATGACTGCCAGAGAAATGGTCAGGCATGTTTTGGAAGCCGATTATGGATGGAATATCATCATCAATAGAGGAAATATGGCAAATTATCGATCGCCTTGGAAAAATCGACCCTTCATTAGCGTTGCTGATGAGATTGAATTTGCGGAGCCTTACCGAAAAACTTTTTTAGATAGCGTTCGGCGATTTTCGGATTCTCAATTAATTGAAACTGAAATCATTCACCCTGGTAATGGGAAAAAGAAAATGCTAGGGAAATATTTGTTAAGGATCGGATACCATGAATCTGTTCATGCTGGGCAATTCCTTTCGTATTTAAGGGCAATGAAAATTAATCGCCCAGAGATATGGGATTGA
- a CDS encoding TonB-dependent receptor, giving the protein MQYNKILSIVFLCSFFAYPAFAQQNTNLNGLVTDHSGNFIPGVLIKISPISKGIVTDADGKFSVNLPSGKNYSLEFSFLGFLDYTEKITLGFETKSLRITLSDDTNELEEFTVLGKSELREIVEKAFNVEVVDARKLHHTNLDLGHALDRVSGVRVRESGGVGSRMNFSLNGFSGKQVKFFIDGIPMDDFGSSFQLNNIPINLAERIEVYKGVVPIGLGADALGGAVNIVTKNVQKNYVDVSYSYGSFNTHRSVINTAYVAKSGFTIQLNAFQNYSDNKYWVDVDVADIETGKYYPDQRVRRFHDTYHNETFIAQLGVQGKPYADKLLVGLTTGKNYSEIQTGARLVTVFGQWHRKGTILMPTFKYQKNDLFIQGLDVNVNANYNFGSEQNIDTVNRRYNWFQQYKEYDVPGGERSYTLYKFNNNNAVLTANAHYNFGKIHTIALSNVFNSFNRIGSDALNPENDRYEEPRKSQKNITGLSYQLNWEEKASISAFSKIYNQTNYFTLSYNPSGEYGDVAYRNERENFTYPGFGLTASYFITGNILAKASFEKSYRLPEPEELFGDMVNLQGNLDLKPETSYNYNVGFSIWKQLNVDHRIDISANGFYRDAKDFIRPRLNNNQTMQVMDNLYSVTNIGVEGEIRWTFKSLISAGANITYQNLRNNTEFEEGQTIPSVVYRDRVPNMPYLFGNGDVSVMWQDAFGKGNDFNFGYNLLYVHAFYLYWPSLGSEKFDVPQQLSHDINLTYTSGQKGKLQLIAECRNILDSKLYDNFSLQKPGRSFSGKIRYFIY; this is encoded by the coding sequence ATGCAATATAACAAAATATTGTCCATTGTATTTCTGTGCAGTTTTTTCGCCTACCCGGCATTTGCACAGCAAAATACCAACCTAAATGGGCTTGTAACCGATCACAGCGGCAATTTCATTCCAGGGGTTCTGATCAAAATCTCTCCGATTTCCAAGGGGATCGTCACGGATGCCGATGGCAAGTTTTCCGTCAATCTTCCTTCAGGTAAAAACTACTCGCTGGAATTCTCCTTTCTTGGGTTCCTCGATTATACCGAGAAAATCACTTTAGGCTTTGAGACCAAATCACTCAGAATCACGCTGAGCGATGACACCAATGAACTAGAGGAATTTACGGTTCTAGGGAAGTCTGAACTTCGGGAAATAGTGGAAAAAGCCTTCAATGTGGAAGTAGTCGATGCCCGCAAACTTCACCACACTAACTTGGATTTAGGCCATGCTTTGGACAGGGTTTCAGGCGTGCGCGTTCGGGAAAGTGGAGGAGTGGGATCGAGGATGAATTTTTCCCTCAACGGTTTCTCCGGCAAGCAGGTGAAGTTCTTTATTGATGGGATTCCCATGGATGATTTTGGCTCTTCTTTCCAGCTGAATAATATCCCAATTAATCTGGCTGAGCGGATCGAAGTGTATAAAGGTGTTGTGCCGATAGGGCTTGGCGCAGATGCACTGGGTGGAGCTGTGAATATTGTCACCAAAAATGTCCAGAAAAACTATGTAGATGTAAGCTATTCCTACGGTTCATTTAACACGCATCGTTCGGTCATCAATACGGCATATGTTGCTAAATCAGGTTTCACTATACAGCTGAATGCTTTCCAAAATTACTCGGACAATAAGTATTGGGTGGATGTGGATGTGGCGGATATTGAGACAGGGAAATATTACCCTGATCAACGTGTCCGTAGGTTTCACGATACCTATCACAATGAGACATTCATCGCCCAACTTGGGGTGCAAGGGAAGCCGTATGCTGATAAGCTTTTGGTAGGACTGACTACCGGGAAAAATTACTCGGAAATCCAGACAGGAGCCCGCTTGGTGACGGTTTTTGGGCAGTGGCACCGCAAGGGCACTATCCTGATGCCCACATTCAAATACCAGAAAAATGACCTATTCATCCAAGGACTGGATGTGAATGTGAATGCCAATTACAATTTTGGCTCAGAGCAGAATATCGATACGGTCAATCGGCGTTACAACTGGTTTCAGCAGTACAAGGAATATGATGTACCGGGCGGAGAAAGGTCCTACACACTTTACAAATTCAATAACAACAATGCTGTACTGACGGCCAACGCGCACTACAACTTTGGGAAGATTCATACCATCGCGCTCAGCAATGTATTCAATAGTTTCAACAGAATTGGAAGCGATGCGCTGAATCCTGAAAATGACCGATACGAGGAACCTCGAAAGAGCCAAAAGAACATCACAGGATTAAGCTATCAGTTGAATTGGGAAGAAAAAGCCTCTATCTCCGCGTTCTCCAAAATCTATAACCAAACCAATTATTTTACCCTGTCTTACAATCCTTCCGGGGAGTATGGGGATGTGGCTTACCGCAACGAGCGGGAGAATTTCACCTACCCAGGGTTTGGCTTGACGGCTTCCTATTTTATTACCGGAAATATTCTGGCCAAGGCTTCTTTTGAGAAAAGCTATAGACTTCCCGAACCGGAAGAACTCTTTGGCGATATGGTAAATCTTCAGGGCAACCTGGACCTAAAGCCGGAGACCAGCTACAATTACAATGTAGGATTCAGTATCTGGAAACAGCTTAACGTAGATCACAGGATAGACATTTCTGCCAATGGTTTTTATCGGGATGCAAAAGACTTCATCCGTCCCCGTCTCAATAATAACCAGACGATGCAGGTGATGGACAATCTCTATAGCGTCACCAATATTGGCGTGGAGGGAGAAATTCGCTGGACGTTCAAGAGTCTTATTTCGGCTGGCGCAAATATCACTTACCAAAATCTCCGTAACAATACCGAATTCGAAGAAGGACAGACTATACCAAGTGTGGTCTATCGGGATCGGGTACCAAACATGCCTTACCTCTTTGGAAATGGGGATGTAAGTGTGATGTGGCAGGATGCTTTTGGAAAGGGCAATGACTTCAATTTCGGATACAACCTGCTTTACGTGCATGCTTTCTATCTCTACTGGCCCAGTCTGGGCAGCGAGAAGTTTGACGTGCCGCAACAGCTTTCACATGATATCAATTTGACCTATACCTCAGGGCAAAAAGGTAAGCTTCAGCTGATCGCTGAATGCAGAAATATCCTCGATAGCAAGCTCTATGACAACTTCAGCCTTCAAAAGCCAGGAAGGAGTTTTTCAGGCAAAATCAGATACTTCATTTATTAA
- a CDS encoding DUF4374 domain-containing protein yields MKTNFNYFYAFAAALTLGFSSCDSDDPEPGPVAPVAESRFIIASTPLASDGVADYLLTAESLTEGTVSTVGNGVEQDGTYRYYVTHKNKFFSMLYGQGNPGAVTTYELNAEGALEKLSDFQSETVQAFGPMNDDIVMAKISRNSADPLASWYRLDADQLQIVADGKWDQAEIANNGEQAFFTWVTQVGDKLFAPYFSIKACCNDRFGTVYPDSAWIAVFDYPSMELNKVIKDNRTSFIGRYFLSGLEVDEMGDTYAFSPSIASSNGAMTSTLPSAFTRIKAGELEFDQFYYFNVEELADDYYITAKTYAGNGKFILTMNKEKGAYTTGNRFGVADVYNKTFTWVTGAPSESEIVNVTINNYSAKNGLAYIGITTETGSWVFEFNANTATAKEGLKVEGGVITAISKLDVAE; encoded by the coding sequence ATGAAAACCAACTTTAACTATTTTTATGCTTTTGCTGCAGCCCTTACACTAGGATTTTCAAGCTGTGATTCGGATGACCCAGAACCTGGACCAGTGGCTCCAGTTGCGGAAAGCAGATTCATTATCGCATCTACGCCGCTGGCCTCAGACGGAGTGGCAGATTATTTATTGACCGCAGAAAGCCTGACCGAAGGGACGGTAAGTACCGTGGGCAATGGCGTTGAGCAGGACGGGACCTATCGCTACTATGTAACCCACAAAAACAAGTTTTTTAGTATGCTCTATGGTCAGGGAAATCCCGGTGCGGTGACGACCTACGAATTGAACGCTGAGGGTGCGTTGGAGAAATTGTCCGATTTCCAATCTGAAACTGTACAGGCTTTTGGCCCTATGAATGACGATATAGTAATGGCCAAGATCTCAAGAAACTCAGCTGATCCCTTAGCTTCATGGTATAGGTTGGATGCTGATCAACTTCAGATTGTTGCTGACGGAAAGTGGGATCAAGCGGAAATCGCAAATAACGGAGAGCAAGCATTTTTTACATGGGTGACCCAGGTGGGAGATAAGCTTTTTGCACCCTATTTCAGTATTAAAGCATGCTGCAACGACAGGTTTGGTACCGTTTATCCTGACAGTGCTTGGATTGCGGTGTTTGATTATCCGAGCATGGAACTGAATAAAGTGATTAAAGATAATCGTACCAGCTTTATCGGTAGGTATTTTCTTTCTGGTCTTGAAGTGGATGAAATGGGAGATACCTATGCTTTTTCCCCATCAATAGCTTCTTCCAACGGAGCAATGACTTCTACGCTACCTTCTGCGTTCACCAGGATCAAGGCTGGGGAATTGGAGTTTGACCAGTTCTATTATTTTAATGTGGAGGAGCTGGCTGATGATTACTATATCACGGCAAAAACCTATGCTGGCAATGGCAAATTCATCCTGACCATGAATAAAGAGAAGGGTGCTTATACGACTGGAAATCGCTTTGGTGTGGCTGATGTCTATAACAAAACCTTCACCTGGGTGACTGGTGCTCCTTCTGAATCCGAGATCGTGAACGTGACCATTAATAATTATTCTGCCAAAAATGGCCTTGCCTACATCGGTATCACTACAGAAACAGGAAGTTGGGTGTTTGAATTCAATGCCAATACCGCTACTGCCAAAGAAGGCCTGAAAGTCGAGGGCGGTGTGATCACAGCGATCAGCAAGCTGGATGTAGCAGAGTAA
- a CDS encoding DUF6686 family protein, with translation MSSCRTEIIYQNEEFVFTKCTDCGRMGLMYKQAMISFDELNFNAFCRYMERMEFDYEKYSFFDGHDRVVIETYHPDVQFTLLEEEFYRLKANVIEANAQLKLLELIRRM, from the coding sequence ATGTCCTCATGCAGAACTGAAATTATCTATCAAAACGAGGAATTTGTTTTCACCAAATGCACCGACTGTGGCCGGATGGGGCTCATGTACAAGCAGGCAATGATCAGTTTTGACGAGCTCAATTTCAATGCCTTTTGCAGGTACATGGAGCGGATGGAGTTTGACTATGAGAAGTACTCCTTCTTTGATGGACATGATCGGGTAGTGATCGAGACCTATCATCCGGATGTGCAGTTCACGCTGCTTGAAGAAGAATTCTATCGGTTGAAAGCAAATGTGATTGAAGCTAATGCCCAGTTGAAGCTGCTGGAATTGATCCGTAGGATGTAG
- a CDS encoding DUF4198 domain-containing protein gives MNTSKLKSGGLTMMLFMLVLGAHAHALWIHTASNSEIGKTHPYKIYYADYQENAIEPVAKWYSDVKEFELWLISPSGKKTKLEPTATETYFQGSFTPEEEGEYRMQISHTADPGESKTAYQFNAYAQIWVGKGKASTQPVSDLALVRNAKSSDLQVLYKGEALPEGELAILGPDAETQELKTSKKGKVKVDLDGKGTYFAEATHTEKLPENDPSGLKAIWRCATQAIEIE, from the coding sequence ATGAACACATCAAAATTAAAATCAGGTGGCCTGACGATGATGCTCTTTATGCTTGTCCTCGGAGCGCATGCACATGCACTTTGGATCCACACGGCTTCCAACAGTGAAATCGGGAAAACGCATCCTTATAAAATTTACTATGCCGATTATCAGGAAAATGCCATCGAACCAGTGGCAAAATGGTACTCCGATGTGAAGGAATTCGAACTTTGGTTGATCAGTCCATCGGGCAAGAAAACCAAGCTTGAGCCGACTGCAACAGAAACGTATTTTCAAGGGAGTTTTACCCCGGAAGAAGAAGGAGAATACCGTATGCAAATCTCCCATACCGCAGATCCAGGTGAGAGCAAAACTGCCTATCAGTTCAATGCCTACGCGCAGATTTGGGTGGGAAAAGGGAAGGCTTCTACTCAACCAGTTTCAGATCTGGCTTTGGTGAGAAATGCCAAATCTTCTGATCTCCAAGTCCTTTACAAAGGGGAAGCACTGCCTGAAGGAGAACTGGCTATCCTAGGCCCTGATGCAGAAACTCAGGAGTTGAAAACAAGTAAAAAGGGTAAAGTCAAAGTGGACTTGGATGGCAAAGGAACCTATTTCGCAGAGGCTACACATACTGAAAAGCTACCGGAAAATGATCCTTCCGGCTTGAAAGCTATCTGGAGATGTGCGACACAGGCGATTGAAATTGAATAA
- a CDS encoding PepSY-associated TM helix domain-containing protein: MSNRIYNTLFHTHTISGIIISVALYVIFFAGSFSFFRDEIVSWERNEPLAQGWKLGEMDFDRVMDTLGKDKPLMGSTIAFNQHYDEQRLSATVTPPVDTEATEGERRGRRGNFIYLNTQDFKTYDYQSSYSLGEFLYRLHFFAQLNFFGRSGYLLAGLVAFFFLFAVITGVLVHWKKIISNFYVFRPNNSIKNLWTDAHTALGILGLPYQFMFALTGVYIIVGLTIMSPAIISYVYQGDQEKAYDDFGFNPPKFEAAGKPLDAGFSINEFRDKAQKKWPEFVMNRATIFNFGDENMHVLFEGKSSFESKFASLGNVVYKVSTGEIVQEKSPMEGVSYLDRARAVIVRLHFGDYGGIAVKLIYFGLGILTCFVILSGVMIWLVARDKKHVSVAKRKFNAWLVWFYLAGCLSMYPVTALTFLMVKLGLQDPDADRMGFIFQTYFWSWLAFTLLFTFLRNNSVTNKYTLLSGGIIGLLIPVANGIVTGNWLWVTLANGYSDIFLIDAFWLVISVSTIVIALKIKPGKKGEVPKNSAAKLKTASVAVD, from the coding sequence ATGAGCAACAGGATTTACAATACTCTTTTCCACACCCACACGATTTCCGGGATCATTATCAGTGTGGCCTTATACGTGATTTTCTTCGCAGGTTCCTTCTCTTTCTTTCGGGATGAAATCGTGAGTTGGGAGCGGAATGAGCCACTGGCGCAAGGTTGGAAGCTCGGAGAAATGGACTTTGACCGAGTAATGGATACGCTGGGAAAGGACAAGCCACTAATGGGAAGTACGATTGCTTTTAATCAACACTACGATGAGCAGCGGCTTTCTGCCACAGTCACACCACCGGTGGATACCGAAGCAACCGAAGGAGAGAGAAGAGGCAGGCGTGGAAATTTCATTTACCTGAATACACAGGATTTCAAAACCTATGATTATCAGAGTTCTTACTCTCTTGGAGAGTTTTTGTATAGACTACACTTCTTTGCGCAGTTGAATTTCTTTGGAAGATCAGGTTACCTGTTGGCTGGGTTGGTAGCCTTCTTTTTTCTCTTTGCAGTGATCACAGGAGTACTTGTCCACTGGAAAAAGATCATCAGCAACTTCTATGTTTTTCGGCCAAACAATAGCATTAAGAATCTCTGGACAGATGCGCATACGGCACTTGGGATTTTGGGCTTGCCTTATCAGTTTATGTTTGCGCTTACTGGGGTTTATATAATTGTTGGGTTGACGATCATGTCTCCTGCGATTATTTCATATGTCTACCAGGGTGATCAGGAGAAAGCTTACGATGATTTTGGATTTAATCCGCCAAAGTTTGAAGCAGCGGGTAAACCTTTAGACGCAGGTTTTTCTATCAATGAATTCCGTGATAAGGCACAGAAAAAATGGCCTGAATTCGTGATGAACCGTGCCACGATCTTCAATTTTGGAGATGAAAATATGCATGTGCTTTTCGAAGGGAAATCTTCTTTTGAAAGCAAGTTTGCCAGTTTGGGAAATGTGGTTTACAAGGTTTCCACCGGAGAGATTGTACAGGAGAAAAGCCCGATGGAAGGGGTTTCCTATCTGGATAGAGCCAGAGCGGTGATTGTGAGACTTCACTTCGGGGACTATGGAGGAATTGCGGTAAAGCTGATTTACTTTGGGCTTGGGATTTTGACCTGCTTTGTGATTTTATCAGGAGTGATGATCTGGCTGGTAGCCCGGGACAAAAAGCATGTTTCTGTTGCCAAGAGAAAATTTAACGCATGGCTGGTTTGGTTTTATTTGGCAGGTTGTCTGAGTATGTATCCGGTCACTGCGCTTACTTTTCTGATGGTGAAGCTGGGGCTACAGGATCCTGATGCAGATCGAATGGGATTCATTTTCCAGACCTATTTCTGGTCTTGGCTAGCGTTTACCTTGCTTTTTACCTTTCTGAGAAATAATTCTGTCACGAATAAATATACGCTACTCTCTGGTGGAATTATCGGTTTGCTGATTCCGGTAGCCAATGGAATTGTTACAGGAAATTGGCTTTGGGTGACTCTTGCAAATGGCTATTCCGACATCTTTTTGATTGATGCGTTTTGGCTGGTGATTTCTGTAAGTACGATTGTGATCGCATTGAAAATCAAACCCGGGAAAAAAGGTGAGGTGCCAAAAAATAGTGCTGCTAAACTGAAAACAGCATCTGTGGCAGTGGATTGA
- a CDS encoding LytR/AlgR family response regulator transcription factor — protein MSSKTKILLVEDNQSLSDNVKEMLTIQGYEVSEVLDNADNAYSRIEKNVPDAILLDIQLKGTKTGINLAEELRNSLMVPIIFMTSSSGKDIVEKVCHVKPDGFITKPFSTENLVTSIELAIQNFKHSKIESTIPHNVGEKYASELFIRESGWLKKIVIKNILWIKAEGAYTKIVVKGKQFTLRNTTKEVMEKLPEEQFVRVHKSYIINIKNIEAFSSTTIKISDSEIPIGRNYYAKLISSINRFSN, from the coding sequence ATGTCAAGTAAAACTAAAATTCTTTTAGTAGAGGATAACCAAAGCCTATCCGATAATGTCAAGGAAATGCTCACTATTCAAGGGTATGAGGTTTCAGAAGTATTGGACAATGCCGATAATGCGTACTCAAGGATTGAAAAAAATGTGCCTGATGCTATTTTACTTGACATTCAGTTGAAAGGCACAAAAACAGGTATAAATCTGGCAGAAGAATTACGGAACTCATTGATGGTTCCCATCATATTCATGACCTCCTCTTCAGGTAAGGATATCGTAGAAAAAGTATGTCATGTCAAGCCGGATGGTTTTATCACAAAACCCTTCTCAACTGAAAACCTAGTAACAAGTATTGAACTAGCTATTCAAAATTTTAAACACAGTAAAATTGAATCTACAATACCTCACAATGTGGGCGAAAAATATGCTTCCGAGCTTTTTATTCGCGAAAGTGGATGGCTGAAAAAAATAGTGATTAAAAATATCTTATGGATCAAAGCAGAGGGAGCATACACCAAAATTGTAGTCAAAGGAAAGCAGTTTACCTTAAGAAATACCACCAAGGAGGTGATGGAAAAATTGCCCGAAGAGCAATTTGTCCGAGTGCATAAATCGTACATCATCAATATTAAAAATATTGAGGCCTTTAGCTCCACCACTATCAAAATATCTGATTCAGAAATACCGATTGGCAGAAACTATTATGCAAAGTTAATAAGCAGTATTAACCGATTCTCAAATTAA
- a CDS encoding sensor histidine kinase — protein sequence MLKTEQILTAFNNEDLVFSLETGELLKISDRITRLLDTQIFAGFDSLVEYEAILARYSVGNDFHERLKLKDSNDFFLETTLQVAGEIYTVNELIWMDRENMTLHIFVFVVSDNNSFDLPESSMIEIVDKMPNPSLLISGDFTEVLIANVPMIHLLNQPVSELVTGFYLGDFFADPELFQKLIHWALKPGSNRLSFQAKLYLSNPEGNWFDITFFKAKVDDKDCILILLLSADKSKTDQLNLERSNSLLSNIVEVQKLFLAQEYEAKPYQLLLTNILGVIEAEIGFIGEVAFDSSNKQVLKIHAATDISTAGPEAFKLYDKYVKNDFLFRHFDNLFGACITESKVILENNPPQNPHTKGKKIPGHPQIDNFLGIPILKGDKVVGLIGLGNKKGGFCESDIQELEPFASTYSVIIEAYNYETEKIKYEKESLEKALILSKVADFSPDLIVVANDEFEIEYLSKSSEKFIEMGIDASTINRKIRTLLKKTLVDKYSVSKDLFKSRLKIRSNSGNSIWLESMISLMQDSHNPKLIAVIRDVSVQARTEENLKLSLKKEREFNSFVSDFMNTVSHEFKTPLATIMSSLELSKHYLDSIEEQTSLERVKYHCSKIQSEVNNLHQLVSHSLDFNRFAIQGTALKEVQVNYRKFIEACINKYGLRSSIEYLPEVDQSLEVHIDKFMIETSLVNIMTNAIKYGGESKPELRLFKEGKWFGFMVTDHGIGIKKEELSYIFTPFFRGSNVKGIEGTGFGLVAVKNFIEIHGGNIQIKSEYGFGTTVEVRLPV from the coding sequence ATGTTAAAAACTGAGCAAATATTAACAGCATTCAATAATGAGGACTTGGTTTTTTCATTGGAAACAGGGGAGCTGTTAAAAATCAGCGACAGAATAACCAGGTTGTTAGATACTCAAATTTTCGCTGGTTTTGATTCCTTAGTGGAGTATGAAGCTATCCTGGCCAGGTATTCAGTTGGGAATGATTTTCATGAAAGATTGAAACTTAAAGATTCAAATGACTTCTTTCTGGAAACAACACTACAAGTAGCTGGTGAGATTTATACAGTGAATGAGTTGATCTGGATGGATCGTGAGAATATGACCTTGCATATTTTTGTGTTTGTGGTCTCAGACAATAACTCATTTGATTTACCTGAAAGTTCTATGATCGAAATTGTGGATAAGATGCCAAATCCCTCTTTGTTGATTTCAGGAGATTTTACCGAGGTGCTGATTGCCAATGTCCCCATGATTCATTTGTTAAATCAACCAGTGTCAGAATTAGTAACGGGTTTTTATTTAGGTGATTTTTTCGCAGACCCTGAATTATTTCAAAAACTAATACATTGGGCACTTAAACCAGGGAGTAATAGACTTTCATTTCAGGCCAAACTTTATCTGTCAAACCCTGAAGGCAATTGGTTTGATATCACATTTTTCAAGGCAAAGGTAGATGATAAAGACTGTATTTTGATTTTGTTACTCAGTGCAGATAAAAGCAAAACAGATCAACTGAATTTGGAAAGGTCCAATAGTTTACTTTCCAATATAGTGGAAGTGCAAAAGCTGTTTTTGGCTCAAGAATACGAAGCAAAGCCTTACCAATTATTACTAACCAATATTCTTGGGGTAATTGAAGCCGAAATAGGATTTATAGGTGAGGTTGCCTTTGATTCGAGTAACAAGCAGGTCTTGAAAATACATGCTGCTACCGATATTTCAACAGCTGGCCCAGAAGCTTTTAAACTCTATGATAAGTATGTCAAAAACGATTTTTTATTTAGGCATTTTGACAATTTGTTTGGGGCATGCATCACAGAGTCCAAAGTGATACTTGAAAATAACCCTCCGCAAAATCCTCACACCAAAGGGAAGAAGATTCCAGGACATCCACAAATTGATAATTTCTTAGGGATTCCCATTCTAAAAGGTGATAAAGTAGTAGGGCTAATTGGACTTGGCAATAAGAAGGGAGGGTTTTGCGAGTCTGACATTCAGGAACTTGAGCCTTTTGCGTCCACCTACTCGGTGATTATTGAAGCCTATAACTATGAAACAGAAAAAATAAAATATGAGAAAGAGTCATTAGAAAAGGCATTGATTCTTTCTAAGGTAGCTGATTTTTCCCCAGATTTAATTGTAGTTGCAAATGATGAGTTTGAAATAGAATACCTTTCTAAGTCATCTGAGAAATTTATTGAAATGGGTATTGATGCCTCTACCATCAATAGGAAGATCCGTACTTTATTGAAAAAAACTTTGGTGGACAAATATAGCGTATCCAAAGACCTATTTAAATCCCGATTGAAAATCAGATCAAATTCAGGAAACAGTATTTGGCTGGAATCTATGATCAGTTTAATGCAGGATAGCCATAATCCCAAATTGATTGCTGTGATTAGGGATGTGTCAGTACAGGCTAGAACTGAGGAAAATCTAAAACTTTCACTGAAAAAAGAAAGGGAGTTTAATTCCTTTGTGAGTGATTTCATGAATACCGTTTCCCATGAATTTAAGACACCTCTAGCTACCATCATGTCTAGTCTGGAGCTTAGCAAACATTACCTTGACAGTATAGAGGAGCAAACTTCATTGGAGAGAGTCAAGTATCACTGTAGTAAAATCCAATCAGAAGTTAACAACCTTCATCAATTGGTTTCTCATTCACTTGACTTCAATAGGTTTGCTATACAGGGAACTGCCTTGAAAGAAGTACAGGTCAATTATAGAAAATTTATAGAGGCCTGTATCAACAAGTATGGCTTGAGATCAAGTATTGAATATCTTCCAGAAGTGGATCAATCTTTGGAAGTGCATATTGATAAGTTTATGATAGAAACCAGTTTGGTAAACATCATGACCAATGCAATCAAATATGGAGGTGAGAGCAAGCCAGAACTACGATTATTCAAGGAGGGGAAATGGTTTGGGTTTATGGTGACCGATCATGGGATTGGGATAAAAAAAGAAGAACTTTCTTATATTTTTACACCATTTTTTCGAGGATCAAATGTCAAAGGGATTGAAGGTACTGGTTTTGGTCTGGTAGCCGTTAAGAACTTCATTGAGATCCATGGAGGGAATATCCAAATTAAATCCGAGTATGGATTTGGTACCACAGTAGAGGTGCGATTACCGGTTTGA